The Phormidium sp. PBR-2020 DNA segment TGACAAACACAGATCCAAGTTATGAACTCTTGATTTATTTTGGTGGGCATGGCTTTTTAGTATCTAGAGTTGTGAGTGGTCAAACAGTCGGGTGCCTGGCTGCATCAAATAGTGATAGACAAGGAAACAATGCCATACCCCTAAATGAATTTAATGAACTGCTAGCTGAGCGTTTGAAAAAATCAACAACAAAATTAGTCGTTCTATTGGACTGTTGTTATGCGGGATCTGTCATTGAAGGAACATTAGAAAAACAAAGTCTTCAGCCAATCATGAGTCTCCCTTCTCAGTACCCAAATTTTGGGATTTTAGCGTCCTGTCGCCAAAGCCAATTATCCTATGAATCTGATGTGAGTGGTCATGGCTTATTTACTGAAGCAGTCTTGAGGGCAATGGATGAGTATTATACAAAAAAGAAAGTTTTAACTTTTGCAGCATTAGTTCACGAAGTAGGGCTTAACCTAAGAGGAACAGGTCAAGAGGCAGCAGACTCATCCTTTCAAGGTTCAGCTATCGATATTGTTAATAGTTTTCCTGTAAATTCAAGCAATAAAAATAATTTCATCAAAATTCTAGGTCGGTTTAATTATGTACAACAAAAACGAAGGTTTCAAGTTTTTTTAGAGGATGCCGACCCCAGAATTGGCGCATTTTGGCTTAGAGGAGAACGGGATAGCGCACAAAAATGGTTGCTTTTACAACTGTTTCAAAATGTTCCGAACCCTACAAAAGCGATTAAAAATGTGCTGACGATAACGAGACCACTCAATATGGAAGGGATTTTAGAGGATCTATCAGATTGTCTAAAGGTTCAAGCAACTCCAGAAGCCTTAATTAAGGAGATTCTAGAATATTGCAAAACTGGAGAAACCGTTGCCATTGTTTTTTATCGGGTGGAATATCTAGACAATGGAACCTTAGAGGAACTAATTAATACATTTTGGAAGCCCCTGGTGAATGCTGCTCAAGAGACTTATTCAAGTCATTCACTAGATAATCCTTTGCTTTTGTTTATGGTAGATTTAGGAAACAAAGGCGATCGCACCTGTCCTTTTAATCATTCTTCAGACTATAATGCTGAACATCCTGAGCAGTTTATAGAGTTAGTGATCCAGAAGTTTCAAGTCCGAGATTTTCGCTGGTTAATCGACAACAAAACTGAATTGCATCCTTTCTTGAAAAATGTCTCACTTGAGGATATCAAAAAAGAGATGATTGACTATAATCAAATACCTG contains these protein-coding regions:
- a CDS encoding caspase family protein, encoding MPQRHALVIGISQYQQTYWRNLANACRDAEKIAQYLETYGGYEVTRVPSRYICPDSGEPGFYQVVDDDCKFKDLVQEIREFLTNTDPSYELLIYFGGHGFLVSRVVSGQTVGCLAASNSDRQGNNAIPLNEFNELLAERLKKSTTKLVVLLDCCYAGSVIEGTLEKQSLQPIMSLPSQYPNFGILASCRQSQLSYESDVSGHGLFTEAVLRAMDEYYTKKKVLTFAALVHEVGLNLRGTGQEAADSSFQGSAIDIVNSFPVNSSNKNNFIKILGRFNYVQQKRRFQVFLEDADPRIGAFWLRGERDSAQKWLLLQLFQNVPNPTKAIKNVLTITRPLNMEGILEDLSDCLKVQATPEALIKEILEYCKTGETVAIVFYRVEYLDNGTLEELINTFWKPLVNAAQETYSSHSLDNPLLLFMVDLGNKGDRTCPFNHSSDYNAEHPEQFIELVIQKFQVRDFRWLIDNKTELHPFLKNVSLEDIKKEMIDYNQIPDTKPKQVLEDLCKRFDIKWEDVARQFIS